CACACCTTTAATGGTAAATACCGTCGATTACTTCCTAACAAACCCACTAATTGTGTATTGACTAGATTTTGTCAGTCTACCTATTTCCTTCATCCTTATGAGGAAAGGGGCTTCACTATTCGTGAGGCTGCAAGACTACAAGGGTTTCCTGATAATTTCATATTTTCCGGCAGTGAAAAATCACAGATGGAACAAGTAGGCAATGCAGTACCACCGCCAATGGCATATATGGTGGCAAAATGGGTTAAAAGGAATTTACTTTAGGTAGAGAATGAACTTCAATAATCTAGATGATTTGGTCTCCGACTTTGACACCGAGGATTTTGACGTGGAAGCCCGCATTGTTACAGATAAAAGACCAACCTTTAAAGCGCTTTTAAAAGAAATTCGCTTTCATGGAAATAAACGTTTTTGCCAATATATTCCCACCCATGCAAGTGGAATTGATTTTGAGCTTAGATTTGTTAAGTGGCTCAAAAACAATGCTATAACAAAAGAAATGGCCAAGGTTTTATTGAGACTATTACCTCAGATCCAATTTGTAGATCGAGAAGATTTGTTAGCCCTATATACAGCCTCGTTTAATGGGCCTATAAAAAGATGGTTCATGGATCAACTCTCTTTTGACTTTTTTCTTGCACAAGAAGATCTCAAAAAAAAATTAAAAGAGGCAATAGATTCCACATGGTTTTGCCCCATTACTGACAGTATGGATATTGCCCAATTTCACCATATTAATGGGATAGCCAACCAGGACCAAAGGCCGCCGTGGAGGACCCTTCGCGAGTTTGGCGATATAAAACTAATAAAAAAATACATGAGGGAAAAAGGGTTCCAAAGAATTGTTTTAATTGAGGACTTTGTCGGAACCGGGACCCAGGCCAAATCTGTCCTACAATTCGTGGAAAAGGATTTTTGTAAGGAATTTCCTGTTTTATTCCTCCCACTAATCATTTCTCAAATAGGAGTAGAGAGACTCGAGAACCAATTTGGAAAAGTAATGGGTCTCTACATCCAAAAATTATTTGTCCTGCCACTGCAAGTACACTTACTTAAAGAAGTACAAATTTTTGAACCTAGTATTTTTCCTGCACTTAGGGAACTCGTTGATGAAACTTTCGAAGATGTAAAACAACCCTTTCCCCCAGAAAAAAACCCGTTAAGGAAAAGGGAAAAGTTTGGATTTGGTGAAACGGGAGCCTTAATTGTCCTTTTTACAAATTGCCCAAATAATACGCTTCCGATTATATGGCACAACTCACCTAACTGGTCAGCTTTGTTTCCACGAGTACAACGGCATTGATGGAGAAAAAATGCGCGGTAATGGCGGAAATCCTTTCCAAGAGCTTTATTTGACCGAAGCGCTTGAGGACCCTAGGAAATATTGGAGCTTATTTAGCCCAAAGATTATTACAGGTGAAGCCCAGCTATTATTTAGAAAAGGCAATGTGGTCCTTAAAGGCAGCAATGGAACGGGCAAAACCATGCTACTAAAGCAACTATCCCCTGAAGTGCAGGCTGCCTGTCTGCAACAAAACATTGAATCTCCTATTCCAGACCGGAACCGGTTATTTGTGAGTGTTGGAATAAATTTTATACATGCAGGATTTGGTGTTCTTGGAAATAGAAAACTCGCAGATGACCCGTTTGAGAATATAACTCTTTGGTCCCTTGTCTTTGCGGATATGGTTAATCTCCACATCATAGTTGAAATCATTAAGTTACTTGAGTTCCTAAAAAGTGAAAAGGGGAGAATGCTTGCACAATACATAGATGCTGGTATTAAAGGAAATTGTCTTGAGGAGTTTGCTCAATATTTTTCGGCCCGAGACTGTTGGCAGGGTGCCCTTAAGAATGTGAATAGCCTCTCTGAATTCAAGGATAAGATTCACAAACGAATAAGTGGGTATCGCGCATTTATAAACTGGAATAGGGATGATCTGCCCGATATTGTGAAAACAACAAAAACTGAAATTGGCGTTCCAATCGTCGAATGCAAAGAAGCCCTAGAAAAATTCCAAATTCTCCGACCAGGTATACTATTATTTGTTACCCTCGACCAATACGAAACACTTTTGAGCATAGATTATGAAAGCCAAAATGATAAAAATAAAGCTGTAGGTCGGAGCTTTTGCCGAGTGATAAATTCGTTATTGGCTTCTCGAAACCCCAAGGTTTCTTACAAAGTGGGGGTCCGGCCATACAGCTGGGAATTGGAAGCACGTACCTTTGGGACTGACGCAAAATTAGAGGTAGGCCGCGATTATCAAATAGTCAATCTGGATGATATCCTCAAGCTAAAAGAAGATAGTGGAACTTGGATTTTCCCTGATTTTGCGCGTGATGTCGCGAGTAGAAGAATAGCTGCAGAAAAAGGTGGAGAGCATGATGAATATATAAACTGGTGGAAAGAACATCTGGAATCCCTTAAGCCCGAGGATGAGCTAAAAAAATACTGTCGGAATAACAATGAAAGATTATTACCTTTTGACTCAAGTTGGCCATCCGTCTGGAACAAGTTCCTAAAGAAAATTTATACCAAGAATAAATTTCAGGCGAAGCTGATGGAGACTTGGATAAATCAGGAACTAAAAAGGGCAAATACTCTCCCTGAGCATCCGCCCAATGGGCCTGATTTTCCCTGGCGCAAAAAATATTGGGAAAAAGAAAGGCGTGAGGCTTTGTTAATGCAAATTGCTTCTTTTTGTCGACAAAGAAGATTGTATGGGGGATGGGATACAATTATTACACTGAGTGCTCCAAATATACTCGTTTTTTTAAGTGTATGTCGCGAAATATGGGACAGCTCTGAAAGAGCTAAAGCTAAGCATAAATCATTGGAGGAAAAAATTTCACCAGAAATTCAAACACAAGCCATTAGGCTGGTCTCAGAAATGTGGCTAAAAAAGCAGAATGCGTGGCCAGGCGGAGCACGTCGAAGGGACTTTATAGAGAGACTAGGGATTGGAATTAAAAGTTCAATTTTAGAGGATAAAGGTCTTGTTTATCCTGGGCATAATGGGTTTTCTTTGTTAGAAGAAGAAATCCGTTCCCCCGAAGGTGAAGAAGTGCGGAGATTTCTCGAAGATGCAACTGATTTTGGAGCGCTGATTTCCTCACCCCACACTACAAGAAGTAATGACAGGAAATTAAGGAGGAAATGGTATCTTTTTCCTATTCTATGTCCAAATTTTGAGATCCCTGCGATCCGAACAAAAGAGCCCTACTATGCCAAACTTTCTGAGGTAAAAAACTGGATAAGTCTCAAAAGGCCACCAATTAAATTTCGCAAGTCGAGTCACATGACCAAAGAGCAGGCTCAGCAGCAATCCCTATTTGAATAGGTTTTTTATATTAAGGATAACCAATGAAACCATGGGGGCCAATTGATTGGTTACTTAGCAAAACAGGGGATACCTCAGCTTCCTTTTATTTATTGGGTTGCATAGCGGCGGAAGAACGGTGTCAAAAAATCCCTCTCCTAGCCAAAAGTTTAGGTACCCCAAGTGTTAGATTATTAAGAATCGATGATCCCGTTTCACATTATGTTGTATACCATAAAGAAAAAGTACTGAATAATGAGAAGGCTTTGAAAAAAGGAGGTTTAAATCAATGGGATCAGATAAATATCAAACTTGAGGCCTCAGATGATGAAATTGCCCAGACCTTAAACAATTTTCTACCTTCCGGTAATACAGAAAAACCCATAACATTATGGATTGATATTTCCTGCATGCCAAAACGTTTTTTCTTTTTACTCATTAAGCTTGCCTTAAGACACCCAACCATTGACAACTTATTGGCCACCTATACCCAACCTAGACCTGGACATTACACAGTCGACCGGCTTGCTGAAGACCCTGGTCCAGTTAAAGAGCTCCCAGGGTTTGGCGTGATGGGAGAGGAACCAAAAACTCTTGTGGTCGCGGTCGGTTTTGAATCTTTGGGACTTTCGCAATTAATTGATGAATTTAAGGACAAAGATTACAGGATTATTGTATTGCTACCTTTCCCTCCTGGCCAACCCTATAGCCGAAGAATTTGGGAAACAGTCCACGATGTGGGAGTTGAAGTCTCTGAACCGCTTATAAAGAGAGTAGATGCCATTGATGCCTTAGGAACTCAACAACTGCTTTTGGAAACCCTTCAAGATTCAAACCCAACGAACCCAGCGGGACTTGCTCCCTACGGACCTAAGCCTGTTTCTTTGGGCATGTGTCTTTACGCAATTCAGACTGGTTCACCAGTTTTCTATACTCAACCACGCGTTTACCATCCTGATTATACTATAGGGATTGGTGAATCTTGGGGTTACTATCTAAAGTTACGGGGTGGAGAAGTTTGGAAATGTTAATAAAATTTCAAGAAAGATGAGAGCCTAACTCTCAGAAAAAACATTTCCATAACAATTTTTCTCTGGGAGGGGTCCAGGCGGAATACGCGTAAGTGCTTGAATATATGGTGGGCCGTGTAGGGGTTGAATCTACGGCCCGCTGATTAAGAATCGGCTGCTCTACCTTCCCACTTCATCCTCACCTTGTTCTGCTTCATTGGAGATTCGAGCTAAGAGAATCGAGACTAACTGTGTTCTGCCCACCAAGGATTGTAAAATCGTCCATCCTCTGGAAGAATTGGCACCACCGCCCTTGAGGCCAAGGCTTTCTACTGTGGGCAACCCTTTGGCCTGCATCATGGAGCCATCAGTTCTCCCACCGGAGAGATAAGTGCCGACAATCTGTTCACCGATAACGGCGGACAGGCCCATGGCTTTAGCGATGATCTGATCTGTACTCTGATATCCATGGGTGCGATAAGCTTCTGCGAGGGCCTGCTTCGGCGTGTGTTCCGATGCAAGAGCGCAGAGAGCCGTGGCCTGATCGTTTGGGTTTGCTGGCGAGAAATTACTCTTTGGGCGAGGCAATCGAGAAAGGCCTGGGGGGGCACGATTTTGACAATTGCTTGTCGGGCATGGCTCCGACTGGTCACGTGATTTAGGGCAGGAGCAAATTGGAGTCGAAGCGGCCGAGCCATTGGAAGAGTCTGCATGGGGACCCTATCGTATTGCTAGACCTGACCCTAGGTCCGTAGAACACAACGGGATCCATTTTGGCATCATCGTCAAGTTCAGCGTAAAGCCTTTCTCTCTCAGTTAGTCTCCACACTCCCACCATAATTGAAAATGTTTCAGGGCCAATGGTTGAGATTTTTTCTGGTGAGGGTTTTCCTCAGTTGTACGTTCCATAAGATCTCCTTACAGTCAGTTCGACTCTAAGTGTGATATATGCAACGATAGGGTTCCATTTTGTCCATCAGGATTCACCAGACTAGGCCGACAGGAGCTGAGTTCCGTGGAGGAAGTGGTTTTGAGATACCTACATTTTGGGGAGGCATCCATGCGGAGTGACGCGTTGTGAGTCCGGTCAAAGTCATCATGGAGAGGCCTGAAGTTGCAGCGCCTCTGTTTCCCTTTAAGGTGACCTTTTTACAGGAAGGTAATCTCATTACTGTTCAGATTGATCCGGCGGAGATTCCCTACGGATCGACGGGGCTACCCGGCAGCATTTTGGATATCGCGCTTGGGGCAGATATAGAGTTGGAACATGCCTGCGGCGGGGTTGCGGCATGTTCCACCTGTCATGTGAAGATCAAGGAAGGACTTGAGACGTGCAATGAACCTTCGGATGATGAACTTGACCAACTCGATGAGGCACCTGACCTCTCGTTGAAGTCCCGCTTGGGATGCCAAGCCGTTCCGAACGGTACCAAGGATCTTATTGTTGAAATTCCTTCATGGAACAAAAATCTTGTCAAGGAGAAGCAGGGCTCCTAATGGGGAATATGGATAGTAAGCAAGCAAGAAGTGGTTCTCGTGACAAGCAGTGTAAATCTTTTTTGACAGGTGAACATATAATCGATTGAAACTCCATTTACTCCGCTAATAGTGTCTTTTACATAAGAGTTCACGTAATCTTAAATCCTTTTTTGTCGGGTGACTGATGCCAAAGATTGTCCGAGTTCGGAGATGATATCAATGGAAACCTTCAGATTACTTATCGTCTTTGTGGCCCTAGGAGCGTCCGTCTTCGGCCAAGATGTCATGGCAGAAGAGCTGCCATCCTTTACGACTGGTTTGGCGCAAACGGTCAATCCCGGCCTTTATGCGTGCAGTGATACCAACGCGCGCATCAGTGCAGTCGGAAAGATCAAGGCAAAAGACGGCACAGAGTGGATCGTGCCGGCCAAGACGCATTTCGAAAGCGCGGCAAAGGCGGCGGATCTCTACAATGAATGTAACGGAATCCGGTTGCGCCGGTCGGCAGATCTCGACCTCAAGTCGGTTCCCGTGATCGATGCCGGTGGCAGCGATATCTTCACGGCATACATTTTTGCCGACAACTATTTTGAGCTTTACGTCAACGGTACACTCCTCGCGGTCGATGCGGTTCCTTTCACGCCCTTTAACAGTAGCGTCATTCGCTTCAAAGCGACCCGGCCGTTTTCTCTCGCTGTGATGGGCGTTGACTGGGAAGAAAACCTTGGTCTCGGCTCTGAGCAGAACAGGGGACATGCCTATCATCCAGGTGACGCCGGGTTGGTTGCCGTGATTAAGGACGAGAGCGGGCAGACAGTTGCCGTCACGGACAAAACGTGGCGTGCTCAAACATTTTACATTTCGCCACTCAATGCCCGCGCTTGCCTGAAAGTACGTGGCCCGGTTCGAGACAGCTCTGCCTGTTCGATGGAAAGTGTTCGAGACGGCAGTTCATTCTCCGCGGCGCATTGGCAGGTTCCTGCTAGCTGGTTCGCACCGGTTTTCGATGATAGCGACTGGCCGCACGCCACCGTTTTCACCAACGACACCGTTGGCGTGAATAACAAACCGGCCTACATGAATTTTCGGAATGTATTCGATGACCCGATTGCCGACGCCGACTTCATCTGGTCATCGAATCTGATCCTCGATAACCTGGTGCTCATGCGAAAGGTCGTCGAATAACGAGAGGCACTGGGTGTGTTTGTTTCTAGGGAAAACTGCAAAGACCCGCATGGGTTGAATCAGCACATCTTATTGGCAGAGAGGCATCGTCCCTCAACCAGAGAGAGGTATCGACAATTTTTCACCAAGGAGCATACTCAGGCTTCATTTTGCCAATTGGTAATTGACGAATCCGCACTATTCAAGTGTGTTTACAGAGGAAGCGTGCTGACTCCCTGAGCCCCGGAGGTCGAGGCGAATTCTTGCTTCGGCAAGATCCAGGTGACTGAGAATCCCGACCGGTCGGGATTGATGATCCAACACTGGAGCCTGTTTCACATCCTTCATATACAAAACCCGTAAAGCTTTCCGGACAGTCTGCCCCTCACGGAGTGCGGCGACCTCATGCTTGGCGATCGTGTCGACGGACTCACCGAAATCCTGGCCATGGGTCATGGCCCGATAGAGATCCGTCTCTGTCAGAATGCCGGTCATTTTCCCTTCCGCATCCACGATAGGCAACAAGGTCTGTGAACAATTTCCAAAGGCCAGGATGGCCTCATTGATCGTGGCGGTTTCGGATAGACTCGGTGCGGATTTTTTCATCACGTCTTCGACCGGAGAGGAGAGCAGTTCCGTCGTCCAGCGTGTTTCGCCCAATACTTCTTCTTGTGACGGTCGTTGGGCCGTGTGACGAAGGATCTGACTGAGCGTTTGGAAACTCTCGACGAAGGTTTTGAATTCTTTTGAATTAAACACCATGAGGGTTGCTCCGGTCTTGGCTGTGACGGTGACGCGCCGCACCATCCCATATAAAAACGATCCCTCACCAAAGTGTTCCCCAGGGAGTACTTCGTCTTGCCACAGCACTTTCCCGTCGCCATCGTATCGGGTGGCTTCCAATGTGCCGTCTTCCACAATATAAAAAGCGGAACCTCGTTCCCCCTGGCGGAAAATCACATCCCCCGGTTCCACATGTATGCGCGCAATTTTTTGTGTTTTTTTTAGATCCAGGTAATTGAGATCCGGCGGGAAAAAGAGCTCAAAAGTCCAATCGACCATGACCCGCAGTTTGCGGTCGAGTCCGGGCAATTTCAGCAAATGAACTGTGCGTGTTATCCACCAGGCAATAAACCCGCTAAACTGGAAACCCATGATCGAACAGACGCCTTTGTGATGTCCGATCGTGGCCATCTGGCCCAGCGTTTTGTAACGGAACGAAGCAAGGGGTTTGCCGGAGGAAGATAAGGCAATGTTCTCGGCCGCATGCCGGCCAAGTTGTATGGCAAATTGGGCCGTTGGCGGACATTGATTCCCATACCCGTCGGGATTGGCTGCGCCATCCCCAATGCCCCAGACATGGGTATGTCCCTTGAGTCGTAAATATTCGTCGGTCACCAGCCATCCGTTGGCATACTCTGCGGCCAAATCTTTGAGCACCGGATTCGGGGCATTGCCAATGGTACAAATCTGGTTCTGGGATTCAAGGCTGGTGCCATCGTTCAAACGGATATATCCTGCGCTCACCGAGGAGGCCCGCCTGTTGAGCAACACGGTCATTCCCCGGGATTCAAGAAATCGTTGCGCAAAATGCCCGAGGTCTTCGCCCAGTTCAGGGAGTAAATGTGCGCCCGAGTGCACCAGGGTGACCCGCAACTCCGACGG
This region of Nitrospira sp. MA-1 genomic DNA includes:
- a CDS encoding 2Fe-2S iron-sulfur cluster-binding protein, coding for MSPVKVIMERPEVAAPLFPFKVTFLQEGNLITVQIDPAEIPYGSTGLPGSILDIALGADIELEHACGGVAACSTCHVKIKEGLETCNEPSDDELDQLDEAPDLSLKSRLGCQAVPNGTKDLIVEIPSWNKNLVKEKQGS
- a CDS encoding FAD-dependent oxidoreductase, translating into MQKKWEVVILGGGFAGLACARRLEKLWGNDTAKRVLLVSAENYFVYQPFLSEVIGAGIEPRHVMNPIRLALRRCKVQRAEVTNIDLEERRIEFNADEGASLEPVEAEHLVIALGSSTNLRAVPGMMEHGLFLKTLADALGIREHIIKRLEEADLEPDPDIRRSLLHFVVVGGGYSGVETAGEILDLLQDARGFYPAFDPSELRVTLVHSGAHLLPELGEDLGHFAQRFLESRGMTVLLNRRASSVSAGYIRLNDGTSLESQNQICTIGNAPNPVLKDLAAEYANGWLVTDEYLRLKGHTHVWGIGDGAANPDGYGNQCPPTAQFAIQLGRHAAENIALSSSGKPLASFRYKTLGQMATIGHHKGVCSIMGFQFSGFIAWWITRTVHLLKLPGLDRKLRVMVDWTFELFFPPDLNYLDLKKTQKIARIHVEPGDVIFRQGERGSAFYIVEDGTLEATRYDGDGKVLWQDEVLPGEHFGEGSFLYGMVRRVTVTAKTGATLMVFNSKEFKTFVESFQTLSQILRHTAQRPSQEEVLGETRWTTELLSSPVEDVMKKSAPSLSETATINEAILAFGNCSQTLLPIVDAEGKMTGILTETDLYRAMTHGQDFGESVDTIAKHEVAALREGQTVRKALRVLYMKDVKQAPVLDHQSRPVGILSHLDLAEARIRLDLRGSGSQHASSVNTLE